From Candidatus Synechococcus calcipolaris G9, a single genomic window includes:
- a CDS encoding methyl-accepting chemotaxis protein, translating to MTRTQPNPNPSKKGATAPIQPPVLPDSVLNAHPEVTNGANGHGSNGVSSQAPGTTDIQPSPLAEKPSPPRARLQAKLLATALALGVIPVVAVGGVAYWSMEQSVARARSQQGENPAAEIYLRQRVNDLQHLQWVVVGGTLITALGVGAIAAYLIKRSLRPLIAANETVEKLSQGDFSARLSVTGEDEVAHLGQNINHMAIQIQGILSKQSREAYLGKCQSQMTLRIAEQETPTDILDTAVTEIRQVLQSDRVIVYEFDTNWAGKVVAESVVDGWPKALEQTIDDPCFRKNWIKAYEKGRVQATADIYQANLNDCYLKQLEPLGVKANLVAPLVVDQKLVALLIAHQCSGPRQWQTAEVSFFTQMATQVGLALVRANLLARTEAANTQQALEAQRAKFLRDLTLRLSQFKSTSEILAQGVADIRQILQSDRVIVYEFDPNWVGTVVAESVGEGWPKALEQTIDDPCFRKNWIKAYEKGRVQATADIDAANLNECYLGQLKPLGVKANLVAPMLVEQKLVALLIAHQCDAPRQWQQSEIDFFTQLATQLGLVIERANFLRETEAARQKAETLAADRQRQTEDIQLQLINLLSEVEEASQGNLMVRADITAGEIGTVADIFNSLIESLREVVIQVKTATSQVNASLSEDETAMGQLAKESLRQAKKINRMLEAIEEMSASIESVTHSANQAAEVARHASETAQTSGETMDETVQSIMHLRETVAETAKKVKRLGESSQQISKVISLINQIALQTNLLAINASIEAARAGEEGRGFAVVAEEVGELAARSAAATKEIEQIVEAIQQETNEVVAAMETGTSQVVEGTRLVETAKKNLEEIVEVSHHIDELVQSISESTVSQSHTSNTVNTLMKDIAKVSEGMSATSQHISDSLQETVAVAQTLQASVDTFKVSAEG from the coding sequence ATGACCCGTACCCAACCCAATCCTAACCCCTCCAAAAAAGGAGCTACGGCCCCAATTCAGCCCCCGGTTTTACCCGATTCGGTTTTGAATGCCCATCCCGAAGTTACCAATGGAGCCAATGGTCATGGTAGCAATGGCGTGTCTAGTCAAGCCCCAGGGACAACGGATATTCAGCCTTCTCCCCTTGCCGAAAAACCATCTCCACCCAGGGCCCGCTTGCAGGCCAAGTTACTAGCCACGGCCCTTGCCCTAGGGGTGATTCCGGTGGTCGCAGTCGGCGGCGTGGCCTACTGGTCCATGGAGCAATCGGTTGCCCGTGCCCGCAGCCAACAGGGAGAAAACCCAGCCGCTGAAATCTATCTACGCCAACGGGTCAATGATCTGCAACATTTGCAATGGGTGGTGGTGGGCGGTACCCTGATTACGGCCTTGGGGGTTGGGGCGATCGCCGCCTACCTGATCAAGCGCAGTTTACGGCCCCTGATTGCCGCCAATGAAACCGTTGAAAAATTGAGCCAGGGGGACTTCTCCGCCCGTTTATCCGTAACTGGGGAAGATGAGGTAGCCCATCTTGGCCAAAACATCAACCACATGGCCATACAAATTCAAGGCATTCTTTCTAAACAATCCCGAGAGGCCTACCTAGGGAAGTGCCAAAGCCAAATGACCCTCCGTATTGCCGAGCAGGAAACGCCCACCGACATTTTGGACACCGCCGTCACCGAAATCCGGCAGGTTCTCCAGAGCGATCGGGTCATTGTCTACGAATTTGACACCAACTGGGCTGGCAAGGTGGTGGCAGAGTCCGTGGTGGACGGTTGGCCCAAGGCCCTAGAGCAAACCATTGATGACCCCTGCTTCCGCAAAAACTGGATTAAGGCCTACGAAAAGGGACGGGTTCAGGCCACCGCCGATATTTACCAGGCTAATCTGAATGACTGCTACCTAAAGCAACTGGAACCCCTAGGGGTAAAAGCAAATTTGGTGGCTCCCCTCGTCGTCGATCAAAAACTGGTGGCTCTTTTAATTGCCCATCAATGCTCTGGGCCGCGCCAATGGCAAACCGCTGAAGTGAGTTTCTTTACCCAGATGGCCACCCAGGTGGGGTTAGCCCTCGTCCGGGCCAATCTTTTAGCGCGGACGGAAGCCGCCAATACCCAGCAGGCCCTAGAAGCACAGCGGGCCAAGTTTCTCCGGGATTTAACCCTGCGCTTGTCCCAGTTCAAATCCACCTCGGAAATTTTAGCCCAGGGGGTGGCCGACATTCGCCAGATACTCCAAAGCGATCGGGTCATTGTCTACGAATTTGATCCCAACTGGGTCGGTACGGTGGTGGCAGAGTCCGTGGGCGAGGGTTGGCCCAAGGCCCTAGAGCAAACCATTGACGATCCTTGCTTCCGCAAAAACTGGATTAAGGCCTATGAAAAAGGGCGGGTACAGGCCACCGCCGACATTGATGCCGCCAACTTAAACGAGTGTTACTTGGGTCAATTAAAGCCCCTAGGCGTGAAAGCCAATCTTGTCGCCCCCATGCTCGTCGAGCAGAAGCTGGTTGCCCTCCTCATTGCCCACCAGTGTGATGCCCCCCGCCAATGGCAACAGTCGGAAATTGATTTCTTCACCCAATTGGCAACCCAACTCGGCTTAGTGATTGAGCGGGCCAACTTCCTGCGGGAGACGGAGGCCGCCCGCCAAAAAGCAGAAACCCTGGCGGCCGATCGCCAACGTCAAACGGAAGATATTCAACTACAACTGATTAACTTGCTCTCGGAGGTTGAAGAAGCCTCCCAGGGGAACCTGATGGTGCGGGCTGACATTACCGCCGGGGAAATTGGCACGGTGGCGGACATCTTTAACTCCCTGATTGAAAGTCTGCGGGAAGTGGTGATCCAGGTAAAAACCGCCACCAGTCAAGTGAATGCGTCCCTCAGTGAAGATGAAACCGCCATGGGCCAGCTTGCGAAGGAATCCCTGCGCCAGGCCAAGAAAATTAATCGGATGCTGGAGGCGATCGAAGAGATGTCTGCCTCTATTGAATCCGTGACCCACAGTGCCAACCAAGCCGCTGAGGTTGCCCGTCATGCCTCAGAAACCGCCCAAACCAGTGGGGAAACGATGGATGAAACGGTGCAGAGTATTATGCATCTCCGGGAAACCGTTGCCGAAACCGCTAAAAAAGTGAAGCGATTAGGGGAGTCCTCCCAACAGATTTCTAAGGTGATTTCGCTGATTAACCAGATTGCCCTACAAACAAACCTTTTAGCCATTAACGCTAGTATTGAGGCGGCGCGGGCAGGGGAAGAAGGCCGTGGTTTTGCAGTGGTTGCGGAAGAAGTGGGGGAACTGGCGGCGCGATCGGCGGCGGCAACCAAGGAAATTGAACAGATTGTGGAAGCGATTCAACAGGAGACCAACGAAGTAGTAGCGGCGATGGAAACCGGCACATCCCAGGTGGTGGAGGGAACCCGCCTCGTGGAAACCGCCAAGAAAAACCTGGAGGAAATTGTGGAAGTGTCCCACCACATTGATGAACTGGTGCAGTCTATTTCCGAATCCACCGTGTCCCAGTCCCACACCTCCAATACGGTGAACACGCTGATGAAGGACATTGCCAAGGTCTCGGAGGGGATGTCCGCCACCTCTCAACATATTTCCGATTCCCTGCAAGAAACGGTAGCCGTCGCCCAAACCCTACAGGCTTCAGTGGACACCTTTAAGGTGAGTGCGGAGGGCTAG
- a CDS encoding chemotaxis protein CheW — protein sequence MNRQIISREDQLASFATTLDESGRSRRQGEAYLRLQLSDSLSAILPMQQTQEVLVVPSLRLTPMPNMPPPVIGLLNHRNRVVWVVDLPHLLDLPSLPMDMPQQTIAIVRVDQQPLALAVSQIRGVIRLMPDAIQSPVGTVPAALVPYLSGCCLLDSEMLLVLDPRAIIGADILAMRG from the coding sequence ATGAATCGCCAGATTATTTCCCGCGAAGATCAATTAGCATCCTTTGCCACCACCTTGGATGAATCAGGGCGATCGCGCCGTCAAGGGGAAGCCTATTTACGGTTACAACTGAGCGATAGTCTGAGTGCCATTCTGCCGATGCAACAAACCCAAGAGGTCTTGGTAGTTCCCTCCCTGCGCCTTACGCCCATGCCCAACATGCCGCCCCCCGTCATTGGCCTGCTAAATCACCGCAACCGGGTGGTTTGGGTCGTGGACTTGCCCCATCTGCTCGACCTGCCCAGTCTGCCCATGGATATGCCCCAACAGACGATCGCCATTGTTCGGGTTGATCAGCAGCCCTTGGCCCTAGCGGTGAGTCAAATTCGGGGCGTGATTCGCCTGATGCCCGATGCCATCCAATCCCCTGTGGGAACTGTGCCCGCCGCCCTCGTCCCTTACCTGAGTGGGTGCTGTCTCCTCGATAGTGAGATGCTCCTTGTCCTGGATCCGCGGGCGATTATTGGGGCAGATATTTTGGCGATGCGCGGCTAA
- a CDS encoding response regulator, with translation MSTVLVVEDTPSEMALITSFLKDSGYSVISATDAKEALEKVSQFKPDVVVTDVVMPGMSGFELCRSLKKNPDTEKLPIIVCTSKNQELDRLWAMKQGADAYVTKPFNRDDLLRALKSVVI, from the coding sequence ATGAGTACGGTGTTAGTCGTTGAAGATACCCCCTCGGAAATGGCCTTAATCACCTCATTTTTGAAGGACAGTGGTTACTCCGTAATCAGTGCAACGGATGCAAAGGAAGCCCTGGAAAAAGTGAGTCAATTTAAGCCCGATGTGGTGGTCACCGATGTGGTGATGCCGGGAATGAGTGGTTTTGAACTGTGCCGCAGTCTCAAGAAAAACCCTGACACGGAAAAGCTGCCAATTATTGTGTGTACTTCAAAAAACCAAGAACTGGATCGTCTCTGGGCGATGAAACAGGGGGCGGATGCCTATGTCACCAAACCCTTTAATCGGGATGATCTCCTGCGGGCCCTCAAGTCCGTGGTGATCTAG
- a CDS encoding response regulator translates to MVQSIDINTQTQMMLNPERLLQQLAESGGTGCLQLTSQGNHWFLYLDQGFLIYATHTIDPGDRFERHLRRLSQRNEVLTREFRAQVRQQWDLAQTPTPICEYESIRWLVNEGILAVEEAGELIRQLILEVLESYLCLREGTHQLVRFLDVPVVAQFTPGILVDECKANIRKWQAWGEKISSPFQRPYFFGHGGQGNLSLEQQQRLGSLLRGFSFRHLAVILNQDEFQLVKSLYPLIGGGVIVVREPQAPFDQLPRFDTCSFEDAAPVDLDDSGDLSTGFPAIANLQRQYTIVCIDDSPTMLNELSRFLSDDAFSVVTLNDSVKALMDVMRIKPDLILLDVGMPNIDGYKFCKVIRNHERFKQTPIIMVTGNTGLIDRAKARLVGATDYMTKPFTQAELLKMVFQYLS, encoded by the coding sequence ATGGTTCAGTCTATTGATATTAATACTCAAACCCAGATGATGCTCAATCCTGAACGTCTCTTGCAACAGTTAGCCGAATCTGGGGGCACAGGCTGTCTGCAACTGACCAGTCAGGGGAACCATTGGTTTCTTTATCTTGATCAGGGATTTTTGATTTATGCGACCCATACCATTGATCCGGGCGATCGCTTTGAGCGACATCTGCGTCGGCTCAGTCAAAGGAATGAGGTCTTAACCCGGGAATTTCGGGCCCAGGTACGACAGCAATGGGATTTAGCCCAAACCCCCACCCCCATTTGTGAGTACGAAAGCATTCGCTGGTTAGTGAATGAAGGTATTCTTGCGGTGGAGGAGGCCGGTGAACTGATCCGTCAACTGATTCTAGAGGTACTGGAATCTTACCTGTGTTTACGGGAGGGGACTCACCAACTGGTACGTTTTCTGGATGTGCCGGTGGTCGCCCAGTTTACCCCAGGGATATTAGTTGATGAGTGTAAAGCCAATATTCGCAAATGGCAGGCCTGGGGTGAAAAAATCAGTTCTCCCTTCCAGCGGCCCTACTTTTTTGGTCATGGTGGCCAGGGCAATCTCAGCCTTGAGCAACAACAACGCCTGGGCAGTTTGCTGCGGGGCTTTAGTTTCCGGCATTTGGCTGTGATCCTCAACCAGGATGAATTTCAGTTAGTCAAGAGCCTCTATCCCCTCATTGGTGGGGGTGTCATTGTCGTGCGGGAACCCCAGGCCCCCTTTGATCAATTACCCCGATTTGATACCTGCTCCTTTGAGGATGCCGCTCCCGTAGATCTGGATGATTCGGGAGATTTGAGTACCGGCTTTCCGGCGATCGCCAATCTCCAGCGGCAATACACCATTGTCTGTATTGATGACAGCCCGACGATGCTCAATGAACTGAGCCGATTTTTGTCCGATGATGCCTTTTCCGTTGTCACCCTCAATGATTCCGTCAAAGCCTTGATGGATGTGATGCGGATCAAGCCGGATCTGATCCTGCTAGACGTGGGTATGCCCAATATTGATGGCTATAAATTCTGTAAAGTCATTCGCAACCATGAGCGATTTAAGCAAACACCGATCATTATGGTGACAGGGAATACCGGCTTAATCGATCGCGCCAAGGCACGCCTTGTCGGGGCCACGGACTACATGACGAAACCATTCACCCAAGCAGAACTCCTGAAAATGGTCTTTCAATATCTAAGTTAG
- a CDS encoding methylenetetrahydrofolate reductase, whose protein sequence is MGSSEQSAFQAAIERGDFLVTAEVCPPKGGDASKMIDQALGLKGRVHGINVTDGSRAVLRMSSLAATVILQQQGLEPICQVTCRDRNRIALQADLMGAHALGLRNILALTGDPIQAGDHPKAKAVFDLESVRLLQLIGRLNQGFDAQDAPLTDGPTQLFAGAAVDPQSASWSGLQQRFERKLAAGAKFFQSQLITDFDRLDRFMTQIAAGCDRPILAGIFLLKSAKNAQFINRMVPGVTIPENIIQRLAAAANPLEEGIAIAAEQIQQARHICQGVHVMAVRREDLIPKILDRAGIAPVGKSSSKSS, encoded by the coding sequence ATGGGTTCCAGTGAACAATCCGCATTTCAGGCAGCCATTGAGCGCGGCGACTTTTTAGTAACGGCTGAGGTTTGTCCCCCCAAGGGCGGTGATGCCTCCAAAATGATTGACCAAGCCCTAGGCCTAAAGGGTCGGGTACACGGGATCAATGTCACCGATGGCAGTCGGGCCGTATTACGGATGAGTTCCCTGGCGGCAACGGTGATCCTGCAACAACAGGGTCTAGAACCGATTTGTCAAGTGACCTGCCGCGATCGCAACCGCATTGCTCTCCAGGCGGATTTAATGGGGGCCCATGCCCTAGGTTTGCGAAATATCCTAGCCTTGACGGGAGATCCCATCCAGGCGGGGGATCATCCCAAGGCAAAGGCCGTCTTTGATCTAGAATCCGTGCGGTTATTGCAGTTAATCGGTCGCCTCAACCAGGGTTTTGATGCCCAAGATGCCCCCCTCACCGATGGGCCAACCCAATTATTTGCGGGGGCGGCGGTGGATCCCCAGTCTGCCAGTTGGTCAGGTCTGCAACAACGCTTTGAGCGTAAACTGGCGGCGGGAGCAAAGTTTTTTCAGAGCCAACTCATTACCGATTTCGATCGCCTCGATAGATTTATGACCCAGATTGCGGCGGGGTGCGATCGCCCCATTTTGGCGGGTATCTTTCTGCTCAAATCTGCAAAAAATGCCCAATTTATTAATCGGATGGTGCCGGGGGTAACGATTCCGGAAAACATCATTCAACGTCTGGCGGCGGCGGCCAATCCCTTAGAGGAGGGGATAGCGATCGCGGCTGAACAAATTCAACAGGCCCGCCACATTTGCCAAGGTGTCCATGTCATGGCGGTGCGCCGTGAGGATCTGATCCCAAAAATTTTGGATCGGGCCGGCATTGCTCCCGTAGGGAAATCCTCATCCAAATCGTCATAA
- the ftsZ gene encoding cell division protein FtsZ codes for MGDPVDSSDNGYNFATDAQRSHDTLLETAARIKVVGVGGGGGNAVNRMIASNVAGVEFWSVNTDAQAIAQSQASKSLQLGQKLTRGLGAGGNPAIGQKAAEESREELANAVKEADLVFITCGMGGGTGTGAAPIVAEVAKEQGALTIAVVTRPFLFEGRRRANQADEGIEALQSRVDTLIVIPNDKILSVISEQTSVQDAFQIADDVLRQGVQGISDIINLPGLINVDFADIRAVMADAGSAMMGIGVASGKSRAREAAMTAISSPLLESSIEGAKGVVFNITGGADLTLHEVNAAAEVIFEVVDANANIIFGAVVDHSLQGEVQVTVIATGFSGEPVLKTRVNQQKKKSSGGNPSPASTDTPAAPEPQGTEEKSDAEESNPKLDLPAFLQRRRSKS; via the coding sequence ATGGGTGATCCTGTTGATTCTAGTGATAATGGATACAACTTTGCCACCGATGCACAGAGGAGTCATGATACCTTGCTAGAAACAGCAGCCCGTATTAAGGTCGTTGGCGTTGGCGGTGGTGGCGGTAATGCCGTCAACCGGATGATTGCCAGTAATGTGGCCGGAGTTGAGTTCTGGTCTGTCAATACTGATGCCCAGGCGATCGCCCAATCCCAAGCCAGTAAATCTCTACAACTGGGACAGAAATTAACCCGTGGCCTAGGGGCAGGGGGAAATCCGGCCATTGGCCAGAAGGCGGCGGAGGAATCTCGGGAAGAATTAGCCAATGCCGTCAAAGAAGCCGATTTGGTTTTTATTACCTGTGGCATGGGGGGTGGAACCGGAACCGGGGCAGCCCCAATTGTGGCGGAAGTAGCCAAAGAACAGGGGGCCTTAACGATTGCGGTGGTGACTCGTCCCTTTCTGTTTGAAGGACGGCGGCGCGCCAATCAAGCTGATGAAGGAATAGAAGCCCTGCAAAGCCGGGTGGATACGTTAATTGTTATTCCTAACGATAAAATTCTATCGGTGATCTCGGAGCAAACCTCTGTCCAGGATGCCTTCCAGATTGCCGATGATGTCTTGCGCCAAGGGGTGCAGGGCATTTCCGATATTATTAATTTGCCCGGTCTGATTAATGTTGACTTTGCCGATATTCGGGCGGTGATGGCCGATGCGGGATCCGCCATGATGGGGATTGGCGTTGCCTCCGGTAAATCTCGGGCCCGGGAGGCGGCGATGACAGCTATTTCCTCCCCCCTACTCGAATCCTCCATTGAGGGAGCCAAGGGAGTTGTCTTTAATATTACCGGTGGTGCAGATCTCACCCTCCATGAAGTGAATGCGGCTGCTGAGGTGATTTTCGAGGTAGTGGATGCCAATGCCAACATTATTTTTGGGGCCGTTGTGGATCATTCTCTTCAGGGGGAAGTCCAAGTCACGGTCATTGCCACTGGCTTTTCCGGGGAACCTGTCCTGAAAACCCGCGTGAATCAACAAAAGAAAAAGAGTAGTGGCGGGAATCCGAGTCCTGCCTCGACGGACACACCGGCGGCACCAGAGCCTCAGGGGACTGAGGAAAAATCGGATGCCGAGGAGAGTAACCCGAAACTAGATCTTCCTGCATTCCTACAACGGCGGCGATCTAAGTCCTAG
- a CDS encoding cell division protein FtsQ/DivIB has protein sequence MNPAQSNPSSIDAIHQRRRELKGKRRLRLLSGIWRTSFLLTLTGGLIWGLTLPDWMLRRPDQVRIRGNQLLRTEAIQAQLPLNYPQSLLRLDPQTLVQSLETALPLQRVTISRQLFPPTLIVEVQERFPVAITTCDRCTLVSPNGLSQGPSSRWYVDGAGMAAAVASYQAEAIADPPPLTVVGYLLPLSPPPETIPRAVALPQERQQQWQQLFSHLGEAEVPITTIDWRKPENLIVQTALGSVHLGAYGTQLQENHQTLPYAIMGDRLREQLRALNSLKELPTFVDTSQLLHIDLVNPAEPLLQMKTATVKPPSPQPSPSPGSNP, from the coding sequence ATGAATCCTGCTCAGTCTAACCCATCCTCCATTGACGCTATTCATCAGCGACGGCGAGAATTAAAGGGAAAGCGTCGCCTCCGGTTACTGTCAGGGATCTGGCGTACCTCTTTTTTACTGACCCTAACGGGGGGATTGATTTGGGGACTCACCTTACCGGATTGGATGCTGCGTCGGCCTGACCAAGTGAGGATTCGCGGCAATCAACTGCTGCGGACGGAGGCGATTCAAGCCCAACTTCCCCTCAATTATCCCCAGTCCCTGCTCCGACTTGATCCCCAAACCCTAGTTCAGAGCCTAGAAACCGCTTTGCCCTTACAACGGGTTACCATTTCGCGGCAGTTATTTCCACCCACGCTGATCGTAGAGGTACAGGAGCGATTTCCCGTGGCCATCACCACCTGCGATCGCTGCACCCTTGTCAGCCCCAATGGTTTAAGCCAGGGGCCCTCCAGTCGTTGGTATGTTGATGGGGCCGGGATGGCGGCGGCGGTGGCCAGTTACCAAGCCGAGGCGATCGCCGATCCGCCCCCATTGACCGTTGTTGGCTATTTGTTGCCCCTCTCTCCACCCCCAGAAACCATTCCCCGCGCAGTGGCCCTGCCCCAGGAACGTCAACAGCAATGGCAGCAATTATTTAGTCATCTGGGGGAAGCAGAGGTACCCATTACGACGATTGACTGGCGAAAACCGGAGAACCTAATTGTGCAAACCGCCCTAGGCTCTGTTCATCTAGGGGCCTATGGAACCCAACTCCAGGAAAATCATCAAACCTTACCCTATGCCATCATGGGCGATCGCCTGCGGGAACAACTACGCGCCCTAAATAGCCTGAAGGAATTGCCCACGTTTGTCGATACCAGCCAATTACTCCACATTGACTTAGTGAATCCGGCGGAACCCCTACTGCAAATGAAAACTGCCACAGTAAAGCCGCCATCTCCCCAACCCAGTCCATCCCCTGGGAGTAACCCTTGA
- the hisB gene encoding imidazoleglycerol-phosphate dehydratase HisB — protein sequence MLSSIESPSLGITECPPRQAIVHRKTGETDVHVHLNLDGSGQGRNNTGIPFLDHMLDQLCSHGLVDLQVQAKGDLHIDDHHTNEDVGITLGQALDQSLGDRRGIYRFGHFVAPLDESLVQVALDFSGRPHLSYGLQIPSDRVGTYDTQLVREFFVALVNHSRMTLHIRQLDGLNSHHIIEATFKAFARSLRMAIALDPRRSQQIPSSKGVIQA from the coding sequence ATGCTGTCCTCGATTGAGTCTCCTTCCCTAGGGATAACGGAATGTCCGCCTCGGCAGGCGATCGTACACCGCAAAACCGGTGAGACGGATGTCCATGTCCACCTTAATTTGGATGGTTCGGGCCAGGGCCGTAACAACACAGGTATTCCATTCCTAGATCATATGCTCGATCAACTCTGCTCCCATGGTTTGGTGGATCTTCAGGTGCAGGCAAAGGGGGATCTGCACATTGATGATCACCATACCAATGAGGACGTGGGCATTACCCTTGGCCAAGCCCTAGATCAGTCCCTGGGCGATCGCCGGGGCATTTATCGCTTTGGCCATTTTGTCGCCCCCCTAGATGAAAGTTTGGTACAGGTCGCCCTTGACTTTTCTGGCCGCCCTCACCTGAGCTATGGCCTTCAGATTCCCAGCGATCGCGTCGGTACCTACGATACCCAACTGGTACGGGAGTTCTTTGTGGCCTTAGTGAACCATAGCCGCATGACCCTCCATATTCGCCAATTAGATGGACTGAACTCCCACCACATCATCGAAGCAACGTTCAAGGCCTTTGCCCGATCGCTGCGAATGGCGATCGCCCTAGATCCACGGCGTAGTCAACAAATTCCCAGTTCAAAAGGGGTGATTCAAGCCTGA
- a CDS encoding polyribonucleotide nucleotidyltransferase — translation MSGMEKVISLDGRDISLTLQKFAPQAAGSVLVRSGDTAVLVTANRAGGREGIDFLPLIVDYEERLYAAGRIPGGFLRREGRPPEKAILTARLIDRPLRPLFPQWLRDDLQVIATTVSMDEQVPPDVLAVTGASVAVLLAQIPFNGPMAAVRVGLIGDDFVINPTYAEIESGDLDLVVAGTPDGVVMVEAGANQLPEQDVIEAIDFGYEVVRDLIQAQRDLMAQLGIELVTATPPTIDPTLENFISERAVTPVTEILARFEKDKNIRDAALDEVKGAIANEIATLGEDHPVAIAAQEQPKALGNLFKGITKKLMRQQVISDGLRVDGRKLDEVRPISCDVGILPPRVHGSALFNRGLTQVMSVATLGTPGDAQNLDDLHPDDSKRYLHHYNFPPFSVGEVRPMRSPGRREIGHGALAERALSPVLPPQEDFPYVIRVVSEILSSDGSTSMGSVCGSTLSLMDAGVPITKPVSGAAMGLIKEGDEIRILTDIQGLEDFLGDMDFKVAGTDSGITALQMDMKITGLPLDVIKQAVEQARPARLHILEKMLATLDAPRDEQSPFAPRLVTLQIPPDMIGLVIGPGGKTIKGITEQTGAKVDIGDDGLVTISAVDEDKAKQARAIIEGMTRKLNAGDVYLGKVTRIIPIGAFVEFLPGKEGMIHISQLADYRVGKVEDEVTVGEEIVIKVREIDNKGRINLTRLGIHPDEAAAVQSKA, via the coding sequence ATGAGTGGTATGGAAAAAGTCATCTCGCTAGATGGGCGGGATATAAGTTTGACGCTACAGAAATTTGCACCCCAGGCGGCTGGTTCAGTATTAGTACGTTCAGGAGATACGGCGGTTTTAGTGACCGCTAACCGGGCAGGTGGACGAGAGGGAATTGATTTTTTACCTCTAATTGTGGATTACGAAGAACGTCTTTATGCCGCTGGACGCATCCCCGGCGGTTTTTTACGGCGTGAAGGTCGTCCCCCCGAAAAAGCAATTTTAACGGCGCGGCTGATCGATCGCCCCCTGCGTCCCCTCTTTCCCCAATGGTTGCGGGATGATTTGCAGGTCATTGCCACAACGGTTTCCATGGATGAACAGGTTCCCCCCGATGTTTTAGCCGTTACCGGGGCATCCGTGGCCGTGCTGTTAGCCCAAATTCCCTTTAATGGCCCGATGGCAGCGGTACGGGTAGGACTAATTGGCGATGATTTTGTGATTAACCCCACCTACGCTGAAATCGAATCTGGAGATTTAGATCTGGTGGTCGCCGGAACCCCCGATGGCGTTGTCATGGTGGAGGCGGGAGCCAACCAACTACCAGAGCAAGACGTGATTGAGGCTATTGATTTTGGCTACGAAGTGGTACGGGATCTGATCCAGGCCCAGCGAGATTTAATGGCCCAGTTGGGCATTGAACTGGTTACAGCCACCCCTCCCACCATTGATCCCACCCTAGAAAATTTTATTTCCGAACGGGCCGTGACTCCGGTGACAGAGATATTGGCGCGGTTTGAGAAAGATAAAAATATTCGCGATGCGGCCCTAGATGAGGTGAAGGGGGCGATCGCCAATGAAATTGCCACCCTAGGGGAGGATCATCCTGTAGCCATTGCCGCCCAAGAGCAACCCAAGGCTCTGGGCAATCTCTTTAAGGGCATTACTAAAAAATTAATGCGTCAACAGGTGATTAGTGACGGCCTGCGGGTGGATGGCCGCAAACTAGATGAAGTGCGGCCCATTAGCTGTGATGTTGGAATTTTGCCGCCACGGGTTCATGGCAGTGCCCTCTTTAACCGAGGCTTAACCCAGGTTATGTCCGTTGCCACCTTGGGAACCCCAGGAGATGCCCAAAACTTAGACGATCTTCACCCCGATGATTCCAAACGCTACCTGCACCACTACAATTTTCCTCCGTTTTCCGTGGGAGAAGTGCGGCCGATGCGATCGCCCGGTCGTCGAGAAATTGGCCATGGAGCTTTAGCGGAGCGGGCCCTAAGCCCAGTTTTGCCACCGCAAGAAGACTTTCCCTACGTTATTCGCGTCGTCTCCGAGATCCTTTCCTCCGATGGCTCCACCTCCATGGGATCCGTGTGTGGTTCAACCCTGTCCCTCATGGATGCGGGGGTTCCCATTACCAAGCCCGTCAGTGGTGCGGCCATGGGCCTCATCAAAGAAGGGGATGAGATTCGGATTCTCACCGATATTCAAGGGTTAGAAGACTTCCTTGGGGATATGGACTTCAAGGTAGCCGGAACCGATAGCGGCATTACCGCCCTGCAAATGGATATGAAAATTACGGGTCTGCCCCTAGACGTGATTAAACAAGCGGTAGAGCAAGCCCGGCCTGCCCGTTTGCATATCCTCGAAAAAATGCTGGCAACCCTGGATGCTCCTCGGGACGAACAATCTCCCTTTGCGCCCCGTCTCGTTACCCTGCAAATTCCACCGGATATGATTGGTTTGGTGATTGGCCCAGGGGGGAAAACCATCAAGGGCATTACGGAGCAAACCGGTGCCAAGGTGGATATTGGCGATGATGGTTTAGTGACCATTTCTGCGGTGGATGAAGATAAGGCCAAGCAGGCCCGGGCCATTATTGAAGGCATGACTCGCAAGCTCAATGCTGGGGATGTTTATCTGGGTAAAGTCACTCGGATTATTCCCATTGGTGCCTTCGTTGAGTTTCTGCCGGGCAAGGAAGGCATGATTCACATTTCCCAATTAGCGGATTACCGAGTTGGTAAAGTAGAAGATGAGGTGACGGTTGGGGAAGAAATCGTGATTAAGGTTCGGGAAATTGACAATAAGGGGCGGATTAATCTCACCCGTTTAGGCATCCATCCCGATGAAGCGGCGGCGGTACAGTCCAAGGCCTAA